A single window of Onychomys torridus chromosome 8, mOncTor1.1, whole genome shotgun sequence DNA harbors:
- the Camta2 gene encoding calmodulin-binding transcription activator 2 isoform X3, translating into MNTKDTTEVAENSHHLKIFLPKKLLECLPRCPLLPPERLRWNTNEEIASYLITFEKHDEWLSCAPKTRPQNGSIILYNRKKVKYRKDGYLWKKRKDGKTTREDHMKLKVQGMEPVSWQCLYGCYVHSSIVPTFHRRCYWLLQNPDIVLVHYLNVPALEDCGKGCSPIFCSVSSDRREWLKWSREELLGQLKPMFHGIKWSYGNGSEEFSVEQLVQQILDTHPTKPAPRTHACLCSGGLGSGSLTHKCSSTKHRIISPKVEPRALTLAPVSHSQPPEPPPLIAPLPPELPKAHTSPSSSSSSSSSSSGFAEPLEIRPSPPTSRGGSSRGGTAILLLTGLEQRAGGLTPTRHLAPQPEPRPSVSLAVVVGSEPSAPPAPPSPAFDPDRFLNSPQRGQTYGGGQGVNPDFPEAEGTHTPCPALEPAAALEPQAAARGLPSQLGASGRRGNQFFIQDDDSAEELKGQGTGPPVPSPPPSSPSSPAALQPSGRVARGEALFGGSGGTSELEPFSLSSFPDLMGELIGGEAPNVPAPPPQLSPTLNTITDFSPEWSYPEGGVKVLITGPWTEAAEHYSCVFDHIAVPASLVQPGVLRCYCPAHEVGLVSLQVAGREGPLSASVLFEYRARRFLSLPSTQLDWLSLDDSQFRMSILERLEQMEKRMAEIAAAGQAPGQGPEAPPIQDEGQGPGFEARVVVLVESMIPRSTWRDPERLIHRSPFRGMSLLHLAAAQGYARLIETLSQWRSVGTGSLDLEQEADPLNVDHFSCTPLMWACALGHLEAAVLLFCWNRQALSIPDSLGRLPLSVAHSRGHVRLARCLEELQRQEPSVEHPLALSPPSSSPDTGLSSVSSPSELSDGTFSVTSAYSSAPDGSPSPAPLLASEMTMETIPGQLSSDAPETPLLLMDYEATNSKESVPSLSGLPLAQDGAPPEDVDSLPAVDVIPVDMISLAKQIIEATPERIKQEDFLGLPEAGVSLREQTGTVGLSETMSWLASYLENVDHFPSSAPTSELPFERGRLAIPPAPSWAEFLSASTSGKMESDFALLTLSDHEQRELYEAARVIQTAFRKYKGRRLKEQQEVAAAVIQRCYRKYKQFALYKKMTQAAILIQSKFRSYYEQKRFQQSRRAAVLIQQHYRSYRRRPGPAHRPSGPLPARNKGSFLTKKQDQAARKIMRFLRRCRHRMRELKQNQELEGLPQPGLAT; encoded by the exons ATGAATACCAAGGACACCACTGAGGTTGCTG AGAACAGCCACCACCTGAAGATCTTCCTCCCTAAGAAACTGCTGGAGTGTCTTCCTCGATGCCCCCTGCTGCCTCCAGAGAGGCTCCGATGGAACACCAATGAG GAGATTGCATCCTACCTGATCACCTTTGAGAAACATGATGAATGGCTCTCCTGCGCCCCAAAGACAAG gcctcAGAATGGCTCCATTATCCTCTACAATCGTAAGAAGGTGAAATACAGAAAGGATGGTTACCTTTGGAAGAAGCGGAAGGATGGGAAGACCACCCGAGAGGACCACATGAAACTCAAGGTCCAGGGCATGGAG cctgtcTCCTGGCAGTGTCTCTATGGCTGCTACGTTCACTCTTCCATCGTCCCCACATTCCACCGGCGCTGCTACTGGCTGCTCCAG AACCCTGACATCGTCCTTGTACACTACCTGAATGTCCCAGCCCTTGAGGATTGTGGAAAGGGCTGTAGTCCCATCTTCTGTTCTGTCAGTAGCGACCGGCGGGAGTGGCTGAAGTGGTCTCGTGAGGAGCTATTGGGACAGCTAAAGCCCATGT TTCATGGCATCAAATGGAGCTATGGGAATGGGTCAGAGGAATTCTCTGTGGAACAGCTGGTGCAACAGATCTTGGACACTCACCCAACCAAACCAGCCCCCCGAACCCACGCTTGTCTCTGTAGTGGGGGCCTTG GTTCTGGGAGCCTTACGCACAAATGCAGCAGCACGAAGCACCGTATCATCTCTCCCAAAGTGGAGCCCCGAGCTTTAACCCTGGCCCCTGTATCCCACTCCCAGCCCCCTGAACCTCCACCACTCATAGCTCCACTTCCTCCGGAGCTCCCCAAGGCACATacctccccatcttcctcttcttcctcttcctcctcctcctcaggatTTGCAGAACCCCTAGAGATCAGACCTAGCCCTCCTACCTCTCGAGGGGGTTCCTCAAGGGGAGGCACGGCCATCCTCCTCCTGACAGGGCTAGAGCAGCGTGCTGGGGGCCTGACACCCACCAGGCACTTGGCTCCCCAGCCTGAACCTAGACCTTCCGTGAGCTTGGCTGTGGTTGTAGGTTCTGAACCTTCtgcccccccagctcctcccagccctgccttTGACCCTGATCGTTTTCTCAATAGCCCCCAAAGGGGCCAGACATATGGAGGGGGCCAAGGGGTAAACCCAGACTTCCCTGAGGCAGAAGGCACTCACACTCCCTGTCCTGCCCTGGAACCTGCTGCTGCCCTGGAGCCCCAGGCAGCTGCAAGAGGTCTCCCTTCGCAGTTGGGAGcgagtgggagaagaggaaacCAGTTCTTTATCCAGGATGATGACAGCGCGGAGGAGCTCAAGGGCCAGGGAACTGGACCACCTGTACCTTCACCGCCCCCTTCATCCCCATCCTCACCCGCTGCCTTGCAGCCATCAGGCAGGGTGGCAAGAGGAGAAGCCTTGTTTGGGGGCTCTGGTGGCACCAGTGAGCTAGAGCCCTTCAGTCTTTCATCATTCCCAGATCTTATGGGAGAACTCATCGGTGGTGAAGCTCCAAAcgtccctgccccacccccccagcTCTCTCCTACTCTCAACACCATCACAGACTTCTCCCCAGAGTGGTCCTACCCAGAG GGTGGGGTCAAGGTGCTCATCACAGGCCCGTGGACGGAGGCTGCAGAGCATTACTCCTGCGTCTTTGATCACATCGCAGTGCCGGCCTCGCTTGTCCAGCCTGGTGTCTTACGCTGCTACTGTCCTG CCCACGAGGTAGGGCTGGTGTCTTTGCAGGTAGCAGGGCGGGAGGGGcccctctctgcttctgtgcTCTTTGAGTATCGAGCCCGCCgattcctgtctctgcctagTACACAGCTTGACTGGTTGTCACTGGATG ACAGCCAGTTCCGGATGTCCATCCTGGAGCGGCTGGAGCAAATGGAGAAGCGGATGGCAGAGATTGCAGCAGCTGGGCAGGCCCCTGGCCAGGGTCCAGAGGCTCCTCCAATTCAG GATGAAGGCCAGGGCCCTGGTTTCGAGGCACGTGTGGTGGTGTTGGTAGAGAGCATGATCCCACGTTCCACTTGGAGAGATCCTGAACGTTTGATCCACAGAAGCCCCTTCCGGGGCATGAgccttctgcatctggctgctgcccagggctATGCCAGACTCATTGAGACTCTGAGCCAGTGGAG GAGTGTGGGAACTGGAAGCTTGGACTTGGAACAAGAGGCTGACCCGCTCAACGTGGACCATTTCTCCTGCACCCCTCTG ATGTGGGCTTGTGCTCTGGGGCACTTAGAAGCTGCTGTGCTCCTTTTCTGTTGGAACCGACAAGCGCTGAGCATTCCTGACTCTCTGGGCCGTCTACCCCTATCTGTGGCTCACTCTCGGGGTCACGTGCGCCTTGCCCGCTGCCTTGAGGAACTGCAGAGACAGGAACCTTCAGTTGAGCacccccttgctctctctccaccctcctctaGCCCGGACACTG GTCTGAGCAGCGTCTCTTCACCCTCCGAGTTGTCAGACGGTACCTTCTCTGTCACATCAGCCTACTCAAGTGCCCCAGATGGCagtccttctccagctcctctgctggcctctgaaaTGACTATGGAGACGATCCCAGGCCAGCTTTCTTCTGATGCCCCTGAGACACCGTTACTCCTCATGGACTATGAAGCCACTAACTCCAAAGAGTCTGTTCCCTCCCTTTCTGGCCTCCCACTAGCCCAGGATGGGGCTCCTCCAGAGGATGTTGACAGCCTACCAGCTGTGGATGTGATCCCG GTGGACATGATCTCACTGGCCAAGCAGATCATCGAAGCCACACCAGAGCGGATTAAACAAGAGGACTTCTTGGGGTTACCCGAAGCTGGAGTCTCACTGAGGGAGCAGACAGGCACCGTGGGGCTCAGTGAGACCATGTCCTGGCTAGCCAGTTACCTGGAGAATGTGGACCATTTCCCCAGTTCAGCCCCTACTAG TGAACTGCCCTTTGAGCGAGGCCGCTTGGCTATCCCTCCGGCACCTTCCTGGGCAGAGTTCCTCTCTGCATCCACCAGTGGCAAGATGGAAAGTGACTTTGCCCTGCTGACACTCTCAGATCATGAGCAGCGGGAACTGTATGAGGCAGCACGCGTCATCCAGACAGCCTTCCGAAAGTACAAG GGCCGGAGGTTGAAGGAGCAGCAGGAGGTAGCCGCAGCTGTGATCCAACGATGTTACCGGAAGTACAAGCAG TTTGCACTCTATAAGAAAATGACTCAGGCGGCCATCCTGATCCAGAGCAAGTTCCGAAGCTACTACGAACAGAAGCGGTTTCAGCAGAGCCGCAGGGCAGCTGTGCTGATCCAGCAGCACTACCGTTCCTACCGCCGCAGGCCAGGGCCTGCTCACCGGCCCTCAGGCCCCCTGCCGGCCCGAAACAA gGGCTCCTTTCTCACCAAGAAGCAGGACCAGGCAGCCCGGAAAATAATGAGGTTCCTGCGGCGCTGCCGACACAG GAtgagggaactgaagcagaaccagGAGCTGGAAGGGCTGCCTCAGCCAGGACTGGCCACCTGA